From one Thermomicrobiales bacterium genomic stretch:
- the pyk gene encoding pyruvate kinase, with protein sequence MVYTARDAAASSILAAGSPFRRQVKIVATLGPSVSEVDNLAAIIDTGVDVARVNCAHGTIEGRTRQIAMVREIAESRRRNIPILLDLPGLKIRTGPLEGSEPAMLARGTKVRVYSTPVISTREQLGVTYPDLLSVVQPESRILLADGLIELVVESIENDHVVCGVGRGGPLAGRQGVTLPNVRLQNASLTEQDKIDIRFAARQRVEYLGLSFISSADDIIVAREYARTLGITPGIVAKIERPAAIDDMDAIVRTADAVMVARGDMGVQLPLERVPIVQKEIIAACNRAGTPVITATQMLESMIMQPVPTRAETSDVANAVLDGTDAVMLSAETATGRHPVAAVEMMSRIIHEVERHGPIRSPAVSRTLPATDPEQIITDALGRAAREMTDAAPIDCIVVFTLSGASARLVAKFRPGVPVIAMTTDPYVARKLSLVWGIRALVFSMTDDIDELFATASRQTIEAGYANVGDEALFVGSIPIYRVSGRTNLLHVRTLTD encoded by the coding sequence ATGGTATACACCGCCCGTGATGCGGCTGCTTCATCGATTCTTGCGGCTGGGTCCCCGTTTCGTCGTCAGGTAAAGATCGTCGCGACACTCGGTCCTTCGGTCAGCGAGGTGGACAACCTGGCAGCGATCATTGACACCGGTGTCGATGTCGCGCGGGTCAATTGCGCCCACGGCACGATCGAAGGACGGACGCGACAGATCGCGATGGTGCGCGAGATCGCAGAATCTCGTCGCAGGAATATCCCGATCCTCCTTGACCTTCCCGGGCTGAAAATCCGCACTGGCCCGCTGGAGGGTTCTGAACCAGCCATGCTGGCGCGTGGCACGAAAGTGCGCGTCTACTCCACGCCGGTGATCAGCACGCGAGAGCAACTCGGGGTCACCTACCCGGATCTGCTGAGTGTTGTGCAGCCGGAATCACGAATCCTCCTGGCCGACGGGTTAATCGAACTCGTGGTCGAGAGCATCGAAAATGACCATGTCGTCTGTGGCGTTGGCCGAGGAGGACCGCTGGCCGGCCGCCAGGGTGTGACACTGCCAAACGTCCGGCTACAGAACGCCAGCCTCACCGAGCAGGACAAGATCGACATCCGTTTCGCTGCCAGACAGCGCGTGGAATATCTTGGCCTGTCGTTCATCAGCAGCGCCGACGACATCATCGTCGCCCGCGAATATGCGCGAACACTCGGCATTACTCCCGGAATCGTCGCCAAGATCGAGCGGCCTGCGGCCATCGATGATATGGATGCGATCGTCCGAACTGCCGACGCGGTGATGGTCGCGCGCGGCGATATGGGCGTTCAGCTGCCGCTTGAGCGTGTGCCGATCGTCCAGAAGGAGATCATTGCCGCGTGTAACCGAGCGGGGACGCCGGTGATCACCGCGACCCAGATGCTCGAATCGATGATCATGCAGCCGGTTCCAACTCGGGCGGAGACGAGCGATGTCGCAAACGCTGTCCTCGACGGCACTGACGCCGTCATGTTGAGCGCCGAGACGGCAACTGGCCGGCATCCGGTTGCCGCGGTTGAGATGATGAGCCGGATTATCCACGAGGTCGAGCGACATGGGCCGATTCGTTCCCCGGCTGTCAGCCGAACGCTCCCGGCTACCGACCCGGAACAGATTATTACCGATGCGCTTGGGCGCGCCGCTCGCGAGATGACCGACGCTGCGCCGATCGACTGTATTGTCGTGTTTACGTTGTCCGGCGCAAGCGCTCGCCTGGTGGCGAAGTTCCGGCCCGGCGTGCCAGTGATCGCGATGACAACCGATCCGTACGTCGCTCGCAAGCTGTCGCTTGTCTGGGGAATTCGCGCGCTCGTCTTCTCGATGACCGACGATATCGACGAGCTGTTCGCGACCGCTTCCCGGCAGACCATTGAAGCCGGATATGCGAACGTCGGCGATGAAGCCCTGTTTGTTGGCAGCATCCCGATCTATCGTGTGAGCGGCAGAACGAACCTGCTCCACGTTCGCACGCTTACTGACTGA
- a CDS encoding Mur ligase family protein encodes MELVEIRDLDGPNMFLLCPAIKLELVLDADEPVPEDSSRRLSEVLGMTLPETIIDALPAVVSALHERAGLTPPEAGWRALDTPDHLALFYPWEWRGVARWIAELAVAAIDGELNSDDVDALPDILANDQRCDDRPEYVRDEDRRIPAVGVTGTNGKTTTTRLLSHIVRARGQHVGWCSTSGVYIDGELVLDGDYTGPAGARRVLADPLVEVAVLETARGGILLRGLGYESNDVSVMLNVSADHLDMHGIATIGTLAEVKSVVIQVTRPEGTVVLNADDPLVLAQRARVRASIALTSQDANNPAIQAHVADGGWAVVRDLDEVVLLEGESRTLLFNLSDAPMTYAGRARHMVENVLAASAAALSLGISHADLARGVATFTPDVRHNVGRLNVYGLDGRLVVVDYAHNESGLQSLIEFSRSLMSPGHRLRVIVGTAGDRQDSVFVALGHVAAAGADMVYLKETPKYLRGRPAGEGVAIMRGVIEAAGAGGRLYDVALGEYDALLAALDASEPGDAIAIMCVDEQLRIFGMLRDRGARPWVESAASSSSGQDA; translated from the coding sequence GTGGAACTTGTGGAGATCCGCGACCTGGATGGCCCGAACATGTTTCTCCTTTGTCCGGCGATCAAGCTCGAGTTGGTGCTGGATGCCGATGAGCCAGTTCCAGAGGATTCGTCACGCCGGCTGTCGGAGGTGCTCGGCATGACGTTGCCGGAAACGATCATCGATGCTCTGCCAGCGGTCGTCAGCGCGCTGCACGAGCGCGCGGGCCTCACGCCACCAGAAGCCGGCTGGCGAGCCCTGGACACTCCCGACCACCTTGCGCTGTTCTATCCGTGGGAATGGCGTGGCGTGGCTCGTTGGATAGCGGAGCTGGCGGTGGCCGCAATCGATGGCGAGTTGAACTCAGACGATGTCGATGCGTTGCCTGACATTCTGGCCAACGACCAACGATGCGACGACCGGCCCGAGTATGTTCGCGACGAGGACCGCCGGATTCCAGCGGTCGGGGTCACTGGCACAAACGGCAAGACGACGACGACTCGCCTCCTGTCGCACATCGTTCGCGCGAGGGGCCAGCACGTCGGTTGGTGCAGTACGTCCGGCGTCTATATCGATGGCGAGCTCGTTCTTGATGGCGACTACACCGGGCCTGCCGGCGCTCGCCGCGTGCTTGCGGACCCGCTCGTCGAAGTTGCGGTGCTCGAGACGGCCCGTGGCGGAATCTTGCTGCGCGGGCTGGGGTACGAGTCGAACGACGTTAGCGTGATGTTGAACGTGTCGGCCGACCATCTCGATATGCACGGTATTGCGACGATTGGGACTCTGGCGGAAGTCAAGAGCGTCGTGATTCAGGTTACGCGCCCGGAGGGAACCGTCGTTCTCAATGCTGACGATCCTCTTGTGCTGGCGCAGCGCGCGCGCGTGCGAGCGTCGATTGCGTTGACCAGCCAGGATGCCAACAACCCTGCGATCCAGGCGCATGTCGCCGATGGTGGTTGGGCGGTCGTGCGCGACCTCGATGAGGTAGTTCTCCTGGAAGGCGAATCCCGTACCCTGCTCTTCAATCTCAGCGATGCGCCGATGACATACGCAGGTCGGGCGCGACATATGGTCGAGAACGTCCTCGCGGCGTCCGCGGCTGCGCTAAGCCTCGGCATCTCGCACGCGGATCTCGCCCGCGGGGTGGCGACGTTCACTCCTGATGTGCGACATAACGTTGGACGTCTCAACGTGTATGGCCTCGATGGCCGCCTTGTGGTCGTGGACTACGCCCATAATGAAAGCGGCCTGCAGTCGCTCATCGAGTTCTCCCGCTCGTTGATGTCGCCTGGCCACCGACTGCGGGTGATTGTTGGCACTGCCGGGGATCGACAGGATTCCGTCTTCGTGGCGCTCGGACATGTTGCGGCCGCTGGCGCAGACATGGTCTACCTGAAGGAGACGCCGAAGTATCTGCGTGGACGCCCGGCAGGCGAGGGTGTCGCAATCATGCGCGGTGTGATCGAGGCGGCCGGCGCTGGCGGCCGGCTGTACGATGTGGCGCTCGGCGAGTACGACGCACTACTCGCAGCCCTCGATGCGAGCGAACCGGGCGACGCCATTGCGATCATGTGTGTGGACGAGCAGCTTCGCATCTTCGGGATGCTCCGCGATCGCGGCGCCCGCCCGTGGGTCGAGTCGGCGGCGTCATCGAGCTCAGGGCAGGATGCCTGA